A genome region from Syntrophorhabdaceae bacterium includes the following:
- a CDS encoding XRE family transcriptional regulator: protein MMRAAEQKTKEIWKSIANRIRTLRRDQGITLEELAKKTGFAKSYLSQIENMRREPPISTLTKIAYVLNIDVFFLLTGEIPRENEEHLSIIKPSERRTVIRPNGSPEYRYESLTYKKVNRLMDAFMLTAGFEFPKEPLIHEGEELTFMLEGKQEFVYDGKSYIVEEGDCYLFDSSKPHYSRSIGNKPGRFLVVFTTKN from the coding sequence ATGATGAGAGCTGCTGAGCAGAAAACAAAAGAGATATGGAAGTCCATAGCTAATAGAATAAGGACATTAAGGCGAGATCAGGGTATTACCTTAGAAGAATTAGCGAAGAAAACAGGGTTTGCTAAAAGCTATCTTTCTCAGATAGAGAATATGAGAAGGGAGCCGCCGATAAGTACACTGACAAAAATAGCATATGTACTGAATATAGATGTCTTTTTTTTACTAACAGGTGAAATTCCGAGGGAGAATGAAGAACATCTTTCCATCATCAAACCGTCGGAACGCAGAACGGTCATCAGACCGAACGGGAGTCCCGAATACAGGTATGAATCCCTGACGTACAAAAAGGTGAATAGATTGATGGATGCCTTTATGCTTACCGCCGGTTTTGAATTTCCGAAAGAACCATTAATACATGAAGGAGAGGAGTTGACCTTTATGTTGGAAGGCAAGCAGGAATTTGTCTATGACGGTAAGAGCTATATCGTTGAAGAGGGTGACTGCTATCTGTTCGATTCCAGCAAACCTCATTACTCAAGGAGCATTGGGAATAAACCTGGCCGGTTTCTGGTTGTGTTTACCACAAAAAACTGA